GCCTTCATCACCCAGCGCCTGAGGAATCCGGGAGAGTTCACACCCGCCCGCGCGATCGTGCTTCACCTCTACGGCCGCTATTGCAACGCGAACCGCTTCGCCGGCGAGATGGATTTGTTCGAAGCCTTCGATCACGTCCGCAAGTTCTATCCGATCGACGACAATCGTCTGGCCGTGCGCGGATTTTCCATGGGGGGAGCCGCCTGCTGGCAGTTTGCGACGCACCATGCCTGGCGCTGGGCCGCCGCCGCCCCGGGAGCTGGATTTTCCGAGACCGCTGATTTCCTGAAGGTCTTTCAACAAGAACAGCTTAAGCCCATGTGGTGGGAACAGAAGTTGTGGCGCTGGTACGACGCCACGGAGTACGCCGCCAACCTGGTCCACCTCCCCACCGTCGCCTACAGCGGCGAAAACGACCGCCAGAAACAAGCGGCCGACCTGATGGCCGCCGCGATGAAAACAAACGGATTGGATCTGGTGCATCTGATCGGACCCAAAACCGGCCACAGCTACCACGCCGAAAGCAAAGTCGAAATCGAACGCCGGTTGGATTCCATCATGCACCAAGGGCGCAATCCGGTGCCTCGAACCGTCAGCCTCACCACGTTCACCCTGCAATATCCCCGCATGTATTGGGTCCGCGCGGAAGGATTGGAACGGCACTGGGAAAGAGCCAACATCCACGCCGAGCTCGAGGTGGAGCGGAATCAGGTTGAGATCCGCACCGCGAATGTGACGGGTTTGTGCCTGCTCTTCGAGGCCGGGCAATGTCCGCTCGACCCTCGACACAAAATTCGCCTCCGTTTGGATGGAAAGGTGGTGGAGGTGGACGGACCCCGTTCGGATCGATCCTGGACTCCGCAGTTCCGCAAGGTGGGATCGCGATGGGTGCAGGTGAGCGAAGACTCCGAAGGAAACCTTCGCGCCGGACGAGGGCTCGCCGAGGCCGCCGTGGTGGCTCCGGCCTTGCGCAAGCGTCCGGGCTTGCAGGGACCCATCGACGACGCCTTCATGGGGTCCTTTCTCATGGTGGGGCCGACGGGCAAATCGTCCGTGCCCGGCATGGATGCCTGGACCGAGCGGGAGATGGAACATGCTCGCGAGCATTGGCGGCGGCAGTTTCGAGGTGTGGCGCGGTTCAAGAAGGATGTGGAAGTCACCGAGGCCGACATCGCGGCTCATCACTTGATTGTCTGGGGCGACGCGGAGAACAACGACATGGTGCGACGCGTGGCGGATCGACTGCCCCTCCGTTGGTCCAACGGTTCACTGGCCGTGGGAAAGCGTCGGTTCGACGGGAATGCTTTGGCTCCCATCCTGGTCTATCCGAACCCGCTCAATCCCCGTCGCTACGTGGTGCTGAACAGCGGATTCACGTTCCGCGAATACGATTATCTCAACAACGCCCGGCAGACCGCGAAGCTGCCTGACTGGGCGGTGGTGGATATCACCACACCGGCGACATCCCGTTGGCCCGGAAAGATCATTGAGGCTGGATTCTTCAACGAGCATTGGCAACCCTCCCACCCATGAAGCATCGGATTTTTCCATCCCTCTTTCCCTGGACTGGTGGCCTATCCATCCCTGGGACGAGGGTGAATTTCTCGAGCTGGACCGCCCCGCTTCGAGCCTTCTCGCGGGTGGCGCTGGGCGCGGTTTGGCTCGCGTTAGGGTTCGCCTTGCACTCGGAATCGCCGTTTCACAAGGCAGAGCTTATTTTTCCGCTCGAACATTGGCACAACCACGGTTCCTGCATTGTGGAAACTCCCAAAGGCGATCTCCTGGTGTGTTGGTTCAACGGATCAGGTGAACGGCAAGCGGATGACGTCAAGATCGAAGGCGCCAGGCTCAAGCGTGGCAAGTCAACCTGGAGCTCCCGGTTTACCATGGCGGATACGCCAGGCTATCCCGATACCAATTGCTCCATGTTCATCGACCCCGAAGGACGGCTCTGGCTGCTCTGGCCCACCATCCTCGCCAACAAGTGGGAATCGGCGCTGATGAAGTACTTCGTCTCCTCGGATTACCACCGCCCGGGGCCGCCTCGATGGGACCGGCAAGAGGTCCTGCATGTCACACCACCCGACGCCTTCGCGGCCTCCGTTGAAAAATACGTCGCCGAAATGAAGATCCGCTATCCGTCCGAACCCTGGGCGGCGGAAAACCCCGAGCGCGCCGCCCGGTTTCTCGAAAGCCTGCAGACCCAGGCGGCCGACAAGCTGACCCGCCGGCTGGGTTGGATGACTCGCGCGCATCCGTTCGTGCTCGACCGCCAACGCTTGATCGTGCCGCTCTATTCCGACGGCTTTTCCTTTTCCATGATGGCCATCTCGGACGACTGGGGCCGCACCTGGCACACGAGCGCGCCGCTCTGTGGGCCGGGCAATATCCAGCCCAGCATTGTGCAACGACGCGACGGATCGCTCTACACGCTGATGCGGGACAACGGGCCACCGCCCAAGCGTCTCTTGCAAAGTGAGTCCTTCGATCGCGGCGAAACGTGGAGTCCGGTCACCGACAGCCCGCACCCGAATTCCGGCACAGGCGCCGAAATCATCAGGCTGCGCAACGGTCATTGGGTCCTCATCAACAACGACACCGAACGGGGCCGTTACAGCCTGGCCGTGTCGTTGTCCGACGACGAAGGGCGCACCTGGAAGTGGAAGCGGCACCTGGAGCCCGTTCGTCCGGGAGATGACCGCTACCATTACCCGAGCATCATCCAGTCGCGGGATGGCAGCCTGCACGCCAGTTACAGTTTCCACCTCGACGAGGCAAAGATCGCGCCGGATGCCTCAGGCAAGCGGGCTTTC
The genomic region above belongs to Verrucomicrobiota bacterium and contains:
- a CDS encoding neuraminidase (sialidase)-like protein, with the protein product MKHRIFPSLFPWTGGLSIPGTRVNFSSWTAPLRAFSRVALGAVWLALGFALHSESPFHKAELIFPLEHWHNHGSCIVETPKGDLLVCWFNGSGERQADDVKIEGARLKRGKSTWSSRFTMADTPGYPDTNCSMFIDPEGRLWLLWPTILANKWESALMKYFVSSDYHRPGPPRWDRQEVLHVTPPDAFAASVEKYVAEMKIRYPSEPWAAENPERAARFLESLQTQAADKLTRRLGWMTRAHPFVLDRQRLIVPLYSDGFSFSMMAISDDWGRTWHTSAPLCGPGNIQPSIVQRRDGSLYTLMRDNGPPPKRLLQSESFDRGETWSPVTDSPHPNSGTGAEIIRLRNGHWVLINNDTERGRYSLAVSLSDDEGRTWKWKRHLEPVRPGDDRYHYPSIIQSRDGSLHASYSFHLDEAKIAPDASGKRAFKSIKHAHFNEAWIRLGD